A single region of the Triticum dicoccoides isolate Atlit2015 ecotype Zavitan chromosome 2B, WEW_v2.0, whole genome shotgun sequence genome encodes:
- the LOC119366602 gene encoding protein NRT1/ PTR FAMILY 5.10-like, which yields MSAMADAEAPFLLPAEDDEAAPLAGVSDFRGRPVARAGSGAWRSALFVCVVEIAGSFAYFGVSANLITYLTGPLGHSNAAAAAAVNAWSGTACLMPLLGAFVADSWLGRYRSIILACTLYVLGYGMMTLVTTLQTQRSSPAGDIHSSSRPSSLHVALFYASLYLIPLAQGADKPCGLAFAADQFDADHPKERASRSSLFNWWYFSMAIGISVAVAVVSYIQENVGWGIGFGLLCAIMLCAFAVFLSGTRTYRLYAPTPGAESPFARLGRSLMALARSSSFLRTKGWQEENGAAKSEEARGVLRLLPIWAACLAYGVAYAQIMTLFNKQGRTLDRRIFGGLELPPAALQTLGPASILLFVPIYDRLLVPALGRATGKPSGLTLLQRVGMGMVVSMGAVIVAALVEGRRLETAREHGLVDDARAMVPMSWVWLVPQYAMMGVADVLTVVGLQEFFYDQMPRELRSLGLALYFSVMGIGGFISSALISFIDRVTGSGGDDGWFADNLNRAHLDYFYWLLAGLSAAELVLFVWLACSYAYNNNNHKRLQH from the exons ATGTCGGCCATGGCGGACGCCGAGGCCCCCTTCCTGCTGCCCGCTGAAGACGACGAGGCGGCGCCGCTCGCCGGCGTCTCCGACTTCCGCGGCCGCCCCGTGGCCCGCGCCGGGTCCGGCGCCTGGCGCTCCGCCCTCTTCGTCTGCG TGGTGGAGATCGCGGGCAGCTTCGCCTACTTCGGCGTGTCGGCGAACCTCATCACGTACCTGACGGGGCCGCTGGGCCACTCcaacgccgccgcggccgccgccgtcaACGCCTGGTCGGGGACGGCCTGCCTGATGCCGCTGCTGGGCGCCTTCGTCGCCGACTCCTGGCTGGGCCGCTACCGCTCCATCATCCTCGCCTGCACCCTCTACGTTCTG GGATATGGCATGATGACTCTAGTGACCACGCTCCAGACGCAGCGGTCATCGCCGGCCGGCGACATTCATTCCTCTTCACGCCCTTCGTCGCTGCATGTGGCCTTGTTCTACGCCTCGCTCTACCTCATTCCTCTCGCACAGGGAGCCGACAAGCCATGCGGCCTCGCCTTCGCCGCTGACCAGTTCGACGCCGACCACCCCAAGGAGCGTGCGTCCCGCAGCTCCCTCTTCAACTGGTGGTACTTCTCGATGGCCATCGGCATCTCTGTCGCAGTCGCTGTCGTCAGCTACATCCAGGAGAACGTCGGCTGGGGGATCGGCTTCGGCTTGCTTTGTGCCATCATGTTATGCGCCTTCGCCGTCTTCCTCTCCGGCACCCGCACCTATCGCCTCTATGCACCCACCCCGGGCGCCGAGAGCCCCTTCGCCCGCCTCGGTCGCAGCCTCATGGCGCTCGCAAGGAGCTCGAGCTTCCTCCGTACAAAAGGATGGCAAGAAGAAAATGGCGCAGCCAAGTCGGAGGAGGCACGTGGCGTGCTGCGGCTGCTGCCGATCTGGGCGGCGTGCCTGGCATATGGTGTGGCGTACGCGCAGATCATGACGCTCTTCAACAAGCAGGGCCGCACCCTGGACAGACGCATCTTCGGCGGCCTGGAGCTGCCCCCGGCGGCCCTTCAGACGCTAGGACCGGCGAGCATCCTATTGTTCGTCCCCATCTACGACCGCCTGCTAGTGCCGGCTCTGGGGCGTGCGACGGGCAAGCCATCAGGGCTGACTCTGCTCCAGCGTGTGGGCATGGGCATGGTGGTGTCGATGGGCGCGGTGATCGTGGCAGCACTGGTGGAGGGTCGACGGCTGGAGacggcgcgggagcacgggctggtGGACGACGCGAGGGCGATGGTGCCGATGAGCTGGGTGTGGCTGGTGCCACAGTACGCGATGATGGGCGTGGCGGACGTGCTGACGGTGGTGGGCCTGCAGGAGTTCTTCTACGACCAAATGCCCCGCGAGTTGCGTAGCCTCGGCCTGGCGCTCTACTTTAGCGTCATGGGCATCGGCGGGTTCATCAGCagcgccctcatctccttcatcgaCCGTGTCACCGgaagcggcggcgacgacggctggTTCGCCGACAACCTCAACCGCGCCCACCTCGACTACTTCTACTGGCTGCTCGCCGGGCTCTCGGCCGCCGAGCTCGTGCTCTTCGTGTGGCTCGCCTGCTCCTATgcctacaacaacaacaaccacaagaGGCTTCAGCACTGA